The Pirellulales bacterium sequence CGTCGTATCGTCCGTTGGGAAAGATGCAGAGTTCGTCCAGGAAGGCGGCGTTCTTGGATCCCTTGGCGAACTGAGCTTTTCCAAGAAACTGAATCGCGGCGATTGACAGGCCTGAAGGCAAGTGATACTATAAAACCAAATCTAAATAACCAAACTATCAGCACCAATACAAAACGAGAAGCGAATCAGGAGGATTGATTATGGCCAGGCCCCCGGCCAAGGAACTGACGGAGCGAGAACTGGAGGTCATGCACGTCTTCTGGAAACTCGACGAAGCCACGGCCGCCGAGGTGCGAGATGAATTGGCCCGCGGCGGCTCGGATCGCGCCTATACGACTGTCGCGACGCTGGTGCGGATCCTGCTCGACAAAGGCTTTTTGGATCAGCAGCCGGGCGATCGGCCGTTCCGCTATCGGCCGGCCAAATCATACGAAGAAGTGTCGCGGCGCTTGTTGGGCGATCTGGTCGATCGCGTCTTCGCCGGCTCGCGCGAGCAACTCCTTGTGCGGCTTGTGGAGCAGAAGAAGCTCACGGCCAAGGAACGAGCGGCGCTCGAGGCAATTCTGAACTCGCCGGGCAAAGGCGCCTCTTGATCAGACGCAACTTAGAGAACTACGAAGATCACCAAGGACACGAAGGAATCGAATATGAACGCCATCGGCGCGGGTCTGGTGTGGACCGGTGTGCAAGTAACGCTCTTGGTGTTGGCCGGGGGTGTGGTCTACGCCGTGCTTCGGCGCCGCAGTCCCGCGGCCGGGTCGCTCGCCGCGCTGGCCCTGCTGGTCATCGCCATCGGCTTTTCGCTGCTGGC is a genomic window containing:
- a CDS encoding BlaI/MecI/CopY family transcriptional regulator; its protein translation is MARPPAKELTERELEVMHVFWKLDEATAAEVRDELARGGSDRAYTTVATLVRILLDKGFLDQQPGDRPFRYRPAKSYEEVSRRLLGDLVDRVFAGSREQLLVRLVEQKKLTAKERAALEAILNSPGKGAS